The Patescibacteria group bacterium genome contains the following window.
ATCTTGGCACCGCCAGTGTTAAAATTATTGAGCTGGCTAACCAGGATGGCAAGCCGCGGCTTTTAACTTATGGCTATCTAGATTGGTCAACCGATATCATGAGAAACACCGCGCCTGAAGCAAAGAATAAGGTTGCTGCGATGATTAAGGCCATTTGTGAAAAATCACAAACTCGGAGTCGCAAGGCGGTTACGGCCCTGCCGAGTTTTTCAGTATTCAACTCCATCATCAATTTGCCAAGAATGTCCAAAAAAGATTTATCCTCGGCTATTTACTGGGAAGCCAAGAAGTTTGTGCCAATGCCAATAGAAGAGGTGATTTTAGATTGGAAGATTTTAGAGCCAGAAATTTCTAGCAATTATCACACCATAGATAACAAAAAGAAAGAAGAGTATTTTGTCAAAAATCAGGAAATGGCTGATTCTGACTTTAAAAATAAATCCCCAAAAGAAAATAACGAACCCTCTCAAAAAAGTGATAATAAAAATTTACGCATCCTTTTGACTGCCGCCCCTAAGAATTTGGTTAAAAAGTATATTGATATTTTTGAGCAAGCCGAGCTCGAACTTTTGAGCTTGGAAACAGAGTCTTTTGCTTTGGGTCGCAGTCTTGTTGGGGGAGACAGGGCCACGGTAATGGTTATTGACTTGGGGGCAACCACCACTGACATTATAATAATGAAATCCGGTATTCCGCTTTTAAGCCGCAGTATTGATATAGGCGGCATGACCATTACTAAATCTATAGTGAATACTTTAAATATAGGCGAGAAGCGGGCCGAGCAGTTCAAGCGGGACATTGGTATTTCTTTGGCGGCGGCTGCCGGTTCTTTGGCAGATCAGACCCAAGGACAACTTTCTAATGGGTTTAATTCCGCGGCTAAAGGATGGGGAGGGGTACCGCGGGCCATCCGAGAGGTTATGGATTCATTAATTAATGAAATTCGTTATTCGTTAGATTTGTATCAAACCCAAAGCGGCGAACATGTAGAGAAAGTCATCCTTTCTGGCGGTTCAGCATTTTTACCAAATTTATCTGAATATTTTGCACAAATGCTTGAGATTAAGGTTTTTATTGGTGATCCTTGGAGTCGGGTAATTTATCCAACAGAACTAAAATTTTCGCTTGAAGAGCTGGGCCCATGCTTTGCCGTAGCTATTGGTCTGGCAATGAGAGAGATAGAATGAAATATCATTAAAGCATTAAAGCATTAAAGCATTAAAGCATTAAAGCATTAAAGCAAAAAAGCATTAAAGCATTAAAGCATTAAAACAAAAAAGCATTAAAGCAAAAAAACAAAAAAACAAAAAAGCATTAAAGCAAAAAAGCATTAAAGCATTAAAACATTAAAACATTAAAGCAATTTGCTTTAATGTTCTCGTGCTCTCGTGCTTTAATGTTCTCGTACTCTCGTGCTCTTGTGTTTTAATGTCTTAATGCGTATGACAGATATCAATTTTTTACCCGAAGAGCTTCGGGAAAAAGAAAAAAAAGAAAGAGCATTCAGTAAAATCAGAAAAGGAGGGGAAAAAGTTGAATTAACTCAACCCCTACCCCAGACGGAAGAGAAAATACTGAAAATTAAGCCCTTATCTCGGCGGCCTGGTTTTTTATTGAAGACAAAGATAGCCCTGGGTTCAATCCTTTTAAAATTAAAAAAGAAGAAGCCTCACCAACAAGAACCAAAAAAAGGAGACGGAGATAATTTGAAATCCCCAGAGCCCGATAGTGGAGCGCAACCGGAAGAAGGACAGGAGAATTTTTGGCAAGCCGCCTTCCGGGCAGAACCCAAGCCCCAGATAGAGCCAATATCTTTCCCCAAAGAAACTTTGTCGGAGCGCGCTAACCCCCCCCTCCCCCCCCCAAAAGCGGTGGTCACACCCAAAAAAATTGTTATGGCGGCCAAGAAAGAATTTCCTAGTGAAAGCAGGGCAGAAGAGGGCAAACAACCCCAGAAGAATTTGCTTCTAACGTTTAAAAAGGGGCTGGTTTCGCTATTCTTAAAAAGTAAAAGAATTGGCATGAAGACCAAAAGCAAGGAGAAACGCTTTACCTCGGGGGAAGGGTTGGCCAAGCAAAGGTCATCAGAGATGTCGGTTAATTTAGTGCCATTGGAAATTTTTCTGCGCGATCGCCTGAAAGAGAGGATAGCGGTTTTACTGTTGGTAAATTTGGGTTGTTTGGTAATCATTGGATTAGTTTATTTAGTCATTTTATCCGCTCAACCCGCGCCTTCAGACACATCAGACACAATAGAGCAACTGGAAAAACAGGTGGGTGCGATAGATGAGCAGATAGCCGAACTCCGAGAAGCTCAACATCAATATTACCAAATCCAAAATAAAATTGAACTGGCAAGGGAACTGTTTGATAATCATGTTTATTGGACAAAGTTTTTTAAGTTTATAGAAGAGCACACAATGCCCGAGGTGGCCTATCTAAGTTTTGGCGGTGACGTGGGGGGAGCCGTGAATCTGAATGCTGTGGCCCTGGACTATTATACCCTAGCCCAGCAATTAGTTGTTTTGCAAGAAGCGACTGATTTTATAGGTTCGGTGGAGATTAACTCGGCCTCTCGGGTAACGCTAGATAATCAGGAGGAGGGGGCCGAGGAAGAAGCTTCATTGGTGAATTTTAATATCAGATTAGGAGTCAAACCCGAGGTTTTTAAATAAATTATTATCACACTTGTTATGCCCCAGGAAACCCTCAACAGCAAACAAACAAAGAATATAAGTTTGATTGTTGTTAATTATTTTAAATTTGTCTTGATTGCAAGCATTATTTTAGTTTTTGCTTTGGGCTATTTTTTGTTTTTGAGGCCAAGATTTAAACAAACCGAACAAGGACCGAGCGAAAGGCAGCAAGTTTTAGAAACCCAACTGTCAGCTAAAATCAAGACTTTAACGCAGCTGCAAGGATTTAGAACCATGTTAGATAGCTTGTCTGATGAGAACAAACGGCGGTTGAATATTTTTTTGCCGAGTGAAAAGGAGACCCCAGAATTATTTGTTCAGTTGAATGCTTTGGCGAGAGAGAATAATTTATATTTGGATTCAATAGAAATTAAAGAGGTTGGAGATGCTAAAATAGGAACCTCGCCCTCTTTGCCAAATCGGGAGGACGAGGCAGCCGCTGGCCCGGATCAGGCAGAATTAGACCCGGCTTTATTGGGCAGCGATGCCAGCTCTCTTAAATTTTTAGATATTAACCTTAGCTTATCGGGTGGCCATTACTTTGATTTAAAAAATTTCTTGCAAGACGTGGAAAGAAATTTGAGGCTTCTAGATGTTACCTCGGTTAATTTTATTGGTGAGGGCGATTCTTTTGTGGTTAATATGGGGGCATACTATATAGAAGAATAACTAAAGCAATCAAAAATAAAATAATATAAAAATAAAATAATATAAAAATAAAATAATATAAAAATAAAATAATAAACGAACATTGTTAAATTGTCTTAACACTTCATTGCTCGATTGTTCGATTGCTCAATTGTTGACAGTTAAACAATAGAACAATCGGACAATAGAACAATGCAACAGTTTATTTTTATATTTTTAAAACATGTTATCCAGAAAAAAATTAGATTATAAAAAAAAGTTGATTTACACCATAATTATCCTCTTGAATTTTTCCATAGTAGGTTATTTGGTGTTTGCCAACCTTTTAAGAAAGCCCGCGGTTCCGTCTCCTTTGGATATGCCAGACGTCTATTCGGACGAAATGATTGAAGGGGCAGCAACACCGGTGACTGATTATTCGCAAGCGCCGGCTGTCGGGGAAGGGGCCGCTGTTTTGGTTTTTGATGATCCGATGTTTCGTGGTTTAAAGATATTTGGTAATTTACCGATCAAAATTGACAAGGTGGGCCGGACTAACCCCTTTGATTTATTCGAGGCGGCTATACCTAAGGAGTGATCGAGTCAACCCCAGGATTAAGGTTGAAAAAAGTTAAAGGTTCGTCATTTAAGTCTAGTAAAAGATTTACTATTCGTTATTTACTATTTACTATTCATCACGAATTATGACGAATAAATAGAGAATGATAGTATCGGAAAAAACATTAAATGGGACAAAGTAAGAATAATAGAAGCAAGGAAAAAGAATACTATCAGCCAAAGGCTTGGACCAGAGGCCCATCCGCCTTTGGAGGAGACCAGCCTTTGGCTGGAATAATAAATAGTAAATAATAAATAACACGATATGTCAAAGGATTTATTTCAATATTTAGTAAACGCTGGTTTAATTGACCAAACTCGATTGCCAAAGCTGGAGCAGGGATTGGCTAGCCGGCAGGTTTTGGAAATAGAAAGATTTTTATTAAAAAATAAACTTGTTTCTCCCAAGGCCTTTTTAAAAGCGAAATCCGAATTTTTTCATCTGCCTGCCTTAGAGATGACTCCTAAACTTATTACTGAAGAGATTTTGGGAATTATTCCGGAGCAATTAGCAGATAATTACAAAATGGTCGCTTTTGACAAACAGGATAATGTTTTAAAAGTGGCTATCTCGGACCCCAGTAATCTGCGGGCCAGAGAGGCGGTAGAGTTTATTGCTCGTGGTAAAAATTTAAAATTAGAATATTTTGTTGTTTTTGAGAAGGATATTGATACAGCATTAAGGCAGTACGGCAATCTAAAAGTTGAAGTCAAGGAGGCCCTGGAACAGGCTGAAGACAAGTTCGCCGCCACCGGCAAAGAGCCTATCAAAGAGGAGCTTGACGAAGTTATTAAAAGCGCGCCGGTTTCCAAGATGGCCTCGGTTATATTTAGGCATGCGGTTGAGGGCCGAGCGAGCGATATCCACATTGAAGTAGATCAAGAAAAAAGCCGAGTGCGTTATAGGATTGATGGAAAACTGCATACCTCTATTGTTCTGCCAAAATATATTCATGCCGCGCTAGTTTCCCGCATCAAAGTTTTAGCCAATTTAAAAATTGATGAGAGCAGAATTCCCCAAGACGGTCGCATTCGTCAAAAAATAGCTGGTAAGCAAATTGATTTTCGGGTTTCCACCCTACCCTTAATTGACAATGAAAAAGTGGTGATGCGGGTCTTGGAAACTTCATTAGGCGCCCCAAGTTTTGACGAATTGGGTTTTAGCGGTATGGGTTTAAAGATTATACAAAAAACCTTAAAAGAACCCTACGGCCTATTTTTGGTGACTGGACCAACCGGGAGTGGTAAATCGACAACGCTTTTTTCGGCCCTAAGCGAACTGAACAATGAGGAAATTAACATTACCACGCTTGAAGATCCGGTTGAGTATTATATTGAGGGCGTGAATCAGTCACAAATTAATACTAAGGTGGGCTTTACTTTTGCTACTGGTTTACGTTCTATCCTTAGACAGGATCCGGATATCATTATGGTGGGCGAGATTAGGGATAATGAGACTGTTGAATTAGCTATTCATGCCGGATTAACAGGCCACCTTGTGTTGGCCACTCTTCATACCAATGATGCTGTCAGTGCAATCCCTCGGCTGATGGATATGAAGGCCGAGGCATTTTTGCTTTCCACCACAGTAAATGTTGTAGTAGCCCAACGTTTAGTAAGAAAAATTTGTGAACATTGCCGTCAAGAAATCGCGGTGCCAAGACGTTTGCAAGAGGAAGCACATAAAGAGCTGGGTAATATTCCCATACTGAAGGACTATTGGTCCGGAGGATTGGATAACTTAAAATTCTATCGAGGAAAAGGATGCAGTCACTGCGGCGGCATGGGCTATCAGGGCCGGATTGCCATTTTTGAGGTATTGGAGATAACGGATAAATTAAAAGAAATTATTGCGGCGGGCTATCCTGCGGAGGAGGTAAAAAAGGAAATCCTAAGACAGGAGATGCTTTCTATGAAACAAGACGGAATAATTAAAGCCCTTAAAGGGCTGACCGCGCTGGAGGATATTCTGGAGGTGACCGCAACCTAGTTACTAGTTATTATTTATTATTTACTATTCAAATATAATAAAATTAAGACTTCGGGATTCGTGAAAAGAATAGTAAATAATGAATAGTAAATAATAAATCAGAAGGGTATGCATCCCCAAAAATTTAAAATTTTACTTATTGAAGACGACTCCTTTTTAGCTAATCTTTATATTGGTAAGTTTAGTAATGAGGGTTTTGCGGTTATCCGGGCCAGTCATGGCGAAGAGGGTTTGACATTAGCCAAAAAGATTAGGCCGCGAGCGATTCTATTGGATTTGCTTTTGCCGGGTTTGGACGGGTTTTCTGTGCTTCAGAGTCTTAAGAAGGACCTGGCCACCCAAGAGATTCCAGTGATTGTTTTAACTAATTCAGGCGAAGAAGAAAATATTAATAAAGCTTTGGACTTGGGAGCAGCTGATTATTTAATCAAGGTTAATTTTTTGCCTTCCGAGGTCGTCGAGAAAGTCAGAGGAGTTATAGCTGAATGATTTTAAATTACATAGGGGACAGAAAATGCTTAATTTATAGATCGGTTAATAGGGTTAATAAAGTTGTTAATAAGGTTAATAGACCCGTCGTCGTTATTAACCATTGTATTAACTTTATTAACAACTTTATTAACTAAGCTTGGTCGTTCCAACAACCAATTTCAGAATAGACCCCAATAATTTTTTTCTTTAATTATTTATACAAATCCCATGCAGGCGCAAGATAAAATTATTTTGGATAAAATGCTAACCAGTATTGCTGAACAGCGAGCTTCGGATTTGCATTTCCTGGTGGGCAGCCCCCCCGTATTACGGACAGATGGTCGATTGAAGCCGCTTACTAATGAAATTGTGATAACATCAGATTTCATTGAGCAAGTTGTGTTTTCTATTTTAAATAAAGATCAGCAAGAAAAGCTGACCAAAGAGCGGGAAATAGTCATAGGTTACGATTTTAAGCCGGGTTTGCGTTTTCGAGTGAGTGTTTTTTATCAAAAAGGAAACTTGAGCGCTTCTTTTAGGTTGATTGTTACCCCGATAAAGACCTTGAAAGAATTGGGTATGCCAGCAGTAGTACAAGAGTTTGTTAAATCTAAAAAGGGTCTTTTGCTGGTTAGCGGCCCCTTTGCTTCTGGGAAATCAACAGTTATTGCGGCGATGATTGAAACAATAAATAAAAGTAAGTCACGGCATATCGTGACCCTGGAGGAGCCGATTGAATATGTATTTACTAATGATAAAAGTATTATTGAACAGCGGGAGATAGGCCGAGATGTTACTTCTGTAATGCAGGGCCTGGAATTTTTGGAGGAGGGAGACGCAGATGTCATAGTAACTCCGGAAGTGGAGGAACCGGAGGTGTTTTTGCAGCTTTTGGACTTGGCGGAATCGGGTCGTTTTGTTATTTCTCAGTTAGCCTTGGATTCCGTTCATAAGGCAATGGAGCGCATCAACAATATTTTTCCTAAAGATAAGCAGGATTTACTGAGGTTGATGCTGGGAGATAATCTGGTGGGAATATTAAGTTTGAGATTACTGCCGCGTTTGGGCGGCGGATTAATTTCTATACCAGAAGTTCTAAAAGTCAATTCAGCTGTTCGTTCGATAATCAAGGAGGGCAAGTATTATCAGCTACGGAACCTCATGCAAATTTCTCAAGCCGAAGGCATGAAAACATTTGATCAATCATTGGTTGAATTAGTGAGCAGCGGACAGATTCTTTTGGAAGTTGCCCTTGAGCAGGCCAGTGACCCGGCAAGTTTTAGAACAACGGTTAGATAGAAATAAAATAATATAAAAATATAAAAATAGACGAGACGAGATAAATTTTTATTATTTTATTTTTATATTATTTTATTATTTTATTTTATATTCCCAATGATATTTCATTATCAAGCAAAAGACAATGAAGGACTTCTGGTGAACGGTACCGTAGAAGCCAATAATGAAAAAGTAGCAATAGAGAGCCTGCGCGAGAAGGGCTATACTATTGTTGGCCTAGAGCCAGGGGAAGAGACCCCAAAGACAGCAGGGTTTTTGGCTGTGCTTAATAGAGTTAAAAGAAAAGAGATTGTTATTTTTTCCAGGCAGTTGGCAGTAATGGCGGCGGCTACCGTGCCCATTGTTCAGGCCCTAATGATTTTGGTCAAGCAAACCAAGAATCCCGTTTTGAAACTAATAATCTCCGAGGTGGCTGATGATGTTGATGGCGGTTCTAAACTATCTAGCGCTCTGGGCCGCCACCCCAAAGCTTTTTCCAATTTTTATGTCAGTATGGTTAAGACCGGCGAGACTTCCGGCAAGTTATCAGAGGTTTTGAATTATTTGGCGGACCAGGAAGAAAAAGATTATGATTTGGCAGCCAAAATTAAGGGGGCGATGATTTATCCGATTTTTATAGTTTCTGGCTTGGTTTTAGTGGGGGCCGCGATGATGATTTTTGTAATCCCTCAATTAACCGCTATCCTAAAAGAATCAGGGGCAGACCTGCCTTTATCTACCAGGGCTTTGATTGGCTCCAGTGATTTTTTTTCTGCTTATTGGTGGATTATACTGATTGTTTTAGTGGCGGGAGCAGTAGGTTTTAAATTGCTGTTAAAGATTGCCAAATTAAGATATTTTTTTGACTGGTTGAAACTAAGGATGCCGATTTTTGGCAAACTTTTTCAAAAAATTTACTTAGTGCGTTTTACAAGGAGTATGTCCACCTTGGTTGTTGGCGGCGTTGCCCTGCCCGCGGCTCTAGACATTGTTAGCGAAGTAGTTGGCAACAGGGTTTACCATGACTTGGTTATTGAGACTAACAGGGAGGTTCGGGATGGTAATCCCATGGTTTCGGTTTTTGCTAAAAGTAAGGCAGTGCCACCGATGCTCTCTCAGATGATAGGCGTGGGCGAACAGACCGGCAAGCTGGATGAGGTTTTAAATCGACTTGGTGATTTTTATGCCCGCGAGGTTGACAATATGGTTACTAATTTGGTGACTTTAATTGAGCCTTTGATTATGATTTTTATGGGCGTGGGCGTGGGTATTATGGTAGCTGCGATTTTATTGCCGATGTATAATTTAGCGTCAAGCTTTTGATTTATTTTACTAATTTACTAATTTATTGGATTATGGTTGGTGATGAACGCAAAGAAGGTTCGTATGCATCGATTGAGAATTTAAATAAAATTAGAGCATATTTATTAGAAAAACAAAAAAAATAAATTAATAAATTAGTAAATTAATAAATTAATAAATTAAACCAAT
Protein-coding sequences here:
- the pilM gene encoding pilus assembly protein PilM — its product is MGLFSKSKSYLGVDLGTASVKIIELANQDGKPRLLTYGYLDWSTDIMRNTAPEAKNKVAAMIKAICEKSQTRSRKAVTALPSFSVFNSIINLPRMSKKDLSSAIYWEAKKFVPMPIEEVILDWKILEPEISSNYHTIDNKKKEEYFVKNQEMADSDFKNKSPKENNEPSQKSDNKNLRILLTAAPKNLVKKYIDIFEQAELELLSLETESFALGRSLVGGDRATVMVIDLGATTTDIIIMKSGIPLLSRSIDIGGMTITKSIVNTLNIGEKRAEQFKRDIGISLAAAAGSLADQTQGQLSNGFNSAAKGWGGVPRAIREVMDSLINEIRYSLDLYQTQSGEHVEKVILSGGSAFLPNLSEYFAQMLEIKVFIGDPWSRVIYPTELKFSLEELGPCFAVAIGLAMREIE
- a CDS encoding GspE/PulE family protein, with protein sequence MSKDLFQYLVNAGLIDQTRLPKLEQGLASRQVLEIERFLLKNKLVSPKAFLKAKSEFFHLPALEMTPKLITEEILGIIPEQLADNYKMVAFDKQDNVLKVAISDPSNLRAREAVEFIARGKNLKLEYFVVFEKDIDTALRQYGNLKVEVKEALEQAEDKFAATGKEPIKEELDEVIKSAPVSKMASVIFRHAVEGRASDIHIEVDQEKSRVRYRIDGKLHTSIVLPKYIHAALVSRIKVLANLKIDESRIPQDGRIRQKIAGKQIDFRVSTLPLIDNEKVVMRVLETSLGAPSFDELGFSGMGLKIIQKTLKEPYGLFLVTGPTGSGKSTTLFSALSELNNEEINITTLEDPVEYYIEGVNQSQINTKVGFTFATGLRSILRQDPDIIMVGEIRDNETVELAIHAGLTGHLVLATLHTNDAVSAIPRLMDMKAEAFLLSTTVNVVVAQRLVRKICEHCRQEIAVPRRLQEEAHKELGNIPILKDYWSGGLDNLKFYRGKGCSHCGGMGYQGRIAIFEVLEITDKLKEIIAAGYPAEEVKKEILRQEMLSMKQDGIIKALKGLTALEDILEVTAT
- the tadA gene encoding Flp pilus assembly complex ATPase component TadA; amino-acid sequence: MQAQDKIILDKMLTSIAEQRASDLHFLVGSPPVLRTDGRLKPLTNEIVITSDFIEQVVFSILNKDQQEKLTKEREIVIGYDFKPGLRFRVSVFYQKGNLSASFRLIVTPIKTLKELGMPAVVQEFVKSKKGLLLVSGPFASGKSTVIAAMIETINKSKSRHIVTLEEPIEYVFTNDKSIIEQREIGRDVTSVMQGLEFLEEGDADVIVTPEVEEPEVFLQLLDLAESGRFVISQLALDSVHKAMERINNIFPKDKQDLLRLMLGDNLVGILSLRLLPRLGGGLISIPEVLKVNSAVRSIIKEGKYYQLRNLMQISQAEGMKTFDQSLVELVSSGQILLEVALEQASDPASFRTTVR
- the pilO gene encoding type 4a pilus biogenesis protein PilO — translated: MPQETLNSKQTKNISLIVVNYFKFVLIASIILVFALGYFLFLRPRFKQTEQGPSERQQVLETQLSAKIKTLTQLQGFRTMLDSLSDENKRRLNIFLPSEKETPELFVQLNALARENNLYLDSIEIKEVGDAKIGTSPSLPNREDEAAAGPDQAELDPALLGSDASSLKFLDINLSLSGGHYFDLKNFLQDVERNLRLLDVTSVNFIGEGDSFVVNMGAYYIEE
- a CDS encoding response regulator encodes the protein MHPQKFKILLIEDDSFLANLYIGKFSNEGFAVIRASHGEEGLTLAKKIRPRAILLDLLLPGLDGFSVLQSLKKDLATQEIPVIVLTNSGEEENINKALDLGAADYLIKVNFLPSEVVEKVRGVIAE
- a CDS encoding type II secretion system F family protein — its product is MIFHYQAKDNEGLLVNGTVEANNEKVAIESLREKGYTIVGLEPGEETPKTAGFLAVLNRVKRKEIVIFSRQLAVMAAATVPIVQALMILVKQTKNPVLKLIISEVADDVDGGSKLSSALGRHPKAFSNFYVSMVKTGETSGKLSEVLNYLADQEEKDYDLAAKIKGAMIYPIFIVSGLVLVGAAMMIFVIPQLTAILKESGADLPLSTRALIGSSDFFSAYWWIILIVLVAGAVGFKLLLKIAKLRYFFDWLKLRMPIFGKLFQKIYLVRFTRSMSTLVVGGVALPAALDIVSEVVGNRVYHDLVIETNREVRDGNPMVSVFAKSKAVPPMLSQMIGVGEQTGKLDEVLNRLGDFYAREVDNMVTNLVTLIEPLIMIFMGVGVGIMVAAILLPMYNLASSF